In a genomic window of Mycolicibacterium neoaurum VKM Ac-1815D:
- the rraA gene encoding ribonuclease E activity regulator RraA: MTVQPRATADLVDEIYPDVRSCDLQLRNYGARAAFAGPITTVRCFQDNALLKSILSTPGDGGVLVVDGNGSLHTALVGDIIAGLAADNGWAGVIVHGAVRDAAALRTIDVGIKALGTNPRKGTKTGAGERDIEVSFGGVTFVPGEIAYSDEDGIVVVAGGGA, from the coding sequence ATGACTGTCCAGCCCCGCGCCACGGCCGATCTGGTCGACGAGATCTACCCCGACGTCCGCAGCTGTGATCTCCAGTTGCGCAACTACGGTGCACGCGCCGCGTTCGCCGGTCCGATCACCACCGTGCGGTGCTTCCAGGACAACGCGCTGTTGAAGTCGATCCTGTCGACCCCCGGTGACGGCGGCGTCCTGGTGGTCGACGGGAACGGTTCGCTGCACACCGCACTGGTCGGCGATATCATCGCCGGGCTCGCGGCCGACAACGGCTGGGCCGGGGTGATCGTGCACGGCGCGGTGCGGGATGCGGCGGCGCTGCGCACCATCGACGTCGGCATCAAGGCGTTGGGCACCAATCCGCGCAAGGGAACGAAAACCGGTGCCGGAGAACGCGATATCGAAGTCAGCTTCGGTGGCGTGACGTTCGTTCCCGGGGAGATCGCCTACAGCGACGAGGACGGGATTGTGGTCGTCGCCGGAGGCGGCGCATAG
- a CDS encoding MerR family transcriptional regulator, whose protein sequence is MDERTVGSVAALTGVSVRTLHHYDHIGLVVPSVRTAAGYRGYTDADVERLHLVLVYREAGLPLEEIRVLLDDPEADELSLLRRQHALLLERAEGLQRTIKAVEELMDAHRSGIQLTAQEQVEIFGTTAFGTDYAVEAEQRWGETAEWKQSRRRVAQLSKQDWMDIKAEGDALLADLAAAKRAGVTAGSAQADALAARHRAAIERFYDCGGQMHRNLVEMYLTDSRFTAYYDDVEPGLAQFVHDIVIASIME, encoded by the coding sequence ATGGACGAACGGACCGTCGGCAGTGTCGCCGCACTCACCGGCGTCTCCGTGCGCACTCTGCATCATTACGACCACATCGGGTTGGTGGTGCCGAGCGTGCGGACCGCCGCCGGTTATCGCGGTTACACCGATGCCGACGTGGAGCGGTTGCACCTGGTGCTCGTATACCGCGAGGCCGGGTTACCGCTCGAGGAGATCCGCGTCCTGCTCGACGACCCCGAGGCCGACGAGCTGTCTCTGCTGCGCCGTCAGCACGCGCTGCTACTGGAGCGTGCCGAGGGGCTGCAGCGCACCATCAAGGCAGTGGAGGAACTCATGGACGCACACCGCTCAGGCATCCAATTGACCGCCCAGGAGCAGGTCGAGATATTCGGTACCACCGCATTCGGCACCGACTATGCCGTCGAGGCCGAACAGCGCTGGGGTGAAACCGCGGAGTGGAAGCAGTCCCGGCGGCGCGTCGCGCAGCTGAGCAAGCAGGACTGGATGGATATCAAGGCCGAAGGCGATGCCCTGCTGGCGGATCTGGCCGCGGCCAAGCGGGCCGGGGTCACGGCGGGATCAGCGCAGGCCGACGCGCTGGCCGCCCGGCACCGTGCCGCGATCGAGCGCTTCTACGACTGCGGCGGGCAGATGCACCGGAACTTGGTCGAGATGTACCTCACCGATTCCAGATTCACCGCGTACTACGACGATGTCGAACCGGGGCTGGCCCAGTTCGTGCACGACATCGTCATCGCTAGCATCATGGAATGA